CCTTCTGAATCCACCCATGCGTGTTATTGCCTTCTCTATATCCACTCTTCCGTGCAAGCGAAGCTGCTTTCTCATTGGCATAAACCCATCTTGACCGTACTTTGAAATAAATGCTGCAAGCTCTGATTTGAGGACCTCAACATCTCTTTGCAAACCAGGAACCTTTGGTCTTTGTCTTATAGTACACACAGCATTACCATTTGGAGAAGgttcattttgcccactcttgtcGTCATGCAAAGGATCACTATTTGATCCATTGTGCTCATCAGAATAATCACGTTGGTCATTCTTAATACCTACTCTGTCTTCAATGGCATCACGGATGGAACATAAATTTGATGGTAGATCTTCATAAATAACCTGAAATAGAAAGATCTGTATTGGTAGAATTCCAAGATCACATAAGTCACATTAAAATGAAAAAGCCCCTCCCCAGTAATGTAATTGAGATTCAATTTGTGGCAGAAGACCAAGAGAGGATGGCATGTAAACATTGTGGACAGTTAGGCATCAAGTTCAAGTGACCAACATGGGGAAGTGAAACTAAAATAATCAAGCATTTCAAAAGAATTGCTTCAACAATTTCAGATTACCTTCTGCCGAGAATGTGTTGGTGTCATTGATTTCGACATTTTAGTTGACAAAAAAAAGCCTCATAACGAACAATAAAGAATTTTCATCAATTGGACCTGATGTTCACCCTGGTAGTACAATTACAGTATGTGAGCACATATAACAAATATAACCCATACCTCTTCCAAAATAGCTTCTGAGAGGAAGGTATCCTTGTGCATTCTTGATTCTACAACATACTTCAATAAAGTATGCTGATTTCCGAGCTGCTCTAGAAGCCATTTCCCCTTAAATGAGTCAAAGTCCCCTTCAACTTGCTCAaatttgatttcatgttcaaAGTCTTCACACAAATCCAATACCACGCGTGCATGAAGGACCATATACAGCAGGCCTTTGCACCCCTCCTGAAAGCAGACTTCACTATAATTCCAATCTTTAAACACTGAAGAAGATGCCACTAACATATCATAGAACCTATGTGAGAGATTGTTTGAAGACAAAAATACGAGTAAAGAAGGAAACTAGGACATTTTCTGTAACAGTTGAAACACAATTGTGACATATTATGCATCAGACCCAACATCTAGTGGCTTTGCATCTTATTGTTTACACATTTAACTTTTATATAGTTTTATTACCTGAGTTACTATACTAATGGCAATTTTATTTCCTTCTAACCAGATAATGAACAGCAATGAATTTACTTGCATAACCTCTAACATTGCCCAATAGGCAGGCTCTAAGTCTACACACAATATCTTCACAAGACATGAATGTTATTGATAACCTTCCTTTTGAAACTGTTGCAGCACTAATTAGCTTGAAAAGCCAATTAACAGTGATGCTGATTCAATAGATATTTTATCTAATAAAGAAAGCATACAAGATTGCGAGGATGAGCAGTACCTAACTTTGTTAAGCATAACAATTCTTAGCAAAtgaatgataaaatttaaaaggCACTAACACGACCACTACTATGCAAGATATATGTCATACCTGTAAAACACGGACCTTGTTATTATCCCTTGATAGAATCTTACTGATTGCTAAATTAGGGACGATCCTGAAAGAAAAAAGCTTCTTTAGGTGTGAGGTaaagagagaaaataaaaaaaaagggcaaAATAACTTCACATTTAGTAGACTTATGCAAACTAGCAAGGAAACAGTGCACTCAACACTGATATCATATTCTGGAACAAAAGTTAGTCTAGAACATATATTAGTAGATAAACAGTGAAAGTAAAGAGATAAAGATCCTCACTCAGGTAATGCCTCATATGCAGTTAAAACATTCCAAACTTCTCGAACTGGTGCCTTGATGGTAATACTAGCCATGACACATCGATGGGCCCCTTCATTTTCCTTCATTCATACGGTTATTAGACAAACTAAGATATGAAACAATCTGTGATATGTATCATTGACTACCAGTTTATGTTAAATAACTTACCAAGAGACTGTCAAATCTACGGAGATGAATTTCGTCTACCATGCATTGGTTATCAAGTCTGCATGCTTTTCCATAAACACCCCATTTTGCATTAACCTCGGTTGAGGGTGCAGAAAGCGTAGCACCAGGAGGCTTATCATGGTCTTCCTTGAACTTGTTGGGGAGTGTCTCAATTTCAGATGCAGAACCAAACCTACCCAAGGAAGAAGCATACAAGGTCCTAAAGGTTGCACTCATGCCATTCATCTTCATTATTGTCTTCTGATTTTCTTCAAAATTTCTCTCAGCTCTACAGGCCACGGCTCGTAGGTTCACAGGAAGATCGGATCCGATAATCCTCTCAAGAAATATTGCTGGGAAGTTAAATCTGGGCACGACGGTTACTTCATATGATAAAGTTGCCATGGAAGATCTGTGAACCAATGAAATGGATCATATAACTACAGATTGATTATGTTATAGGTATGCTGATATACAGCATATACTTTTTAACAAATTATGTCcaagaacaaaaaaaagaggaaaatgaCAGTGGTCTTCAAAGATCTATATAAgcacacattgatgcaccaaaacaattcatatgatgcttccataggaCCATGAATAAGCAGAGCTAGGACATTACAGCTTGTTGTTTCATCACTTACATGGACCATGTACAAGCAAAGCAAACATAGTCATAGTATTTGTTTATCTAGTCCCAAATGATAAAGTATAAGAAATTCACTCATCATACAGgccattaaaatttaaaatacttcAATGACTAGTTCTCGACTTGGTGGCAACACTCTCATGCATTGGTGCAAAGGTCCCAGGCAGGTTACAGTGGTGGATAAGGAGCTTAGAATTGACGAATTGACCTTTGACTGACCAATTGGCAAGAAAAAAACATTATAGGTGATGGTTCAGCCATCTAATTTGCAGAAATGAAACGTAGCTAGCCATACACGCCCTGAAATGAATGTCTACAAGAATATCCAATCGAGGGCAAAAGTCATGTCCATGAACCAGATGAAATCCACAGAGCCTAGTTCCAGTCTCTATATTATGGAGCAAAGATGATTTTAATAGTTCAATTGAATTAATGTCATTGTAAAAAATTTACTTGATATAACTAAGATAAAAATTGGATGTAAAGTCAATAATATCTGCAGCTTCACCAACTTATTCAAAGTTATAGGAAGTGGAATTACTAGTAAAGGAAAGGGTACTTAATCACCCTGCACAACTAATGCAAAATAAGATGAAAGCAATGTTAGTCAGACCTACCTTGGGCCAGCTTTTACAGTCCATTTTCCTTCAAACTTACTAAAATCCCCATCAACCATCGAGAAGTGAAGCTCACTCCCATTAGCCTAGACACAAAATCCGGTTATACTAGTTACATTGTTAGTTCAACAAGTAAAATTAGATCAAATATCAAGATGACAAAATTCAAATCAAGAGATTTTTCATCAACCACAGGAGCAAGAACCCTGATTTCATGCAGAAACACTACTGTAATTCTTTGCATCATGAACTATATAAGATGAGCCAACTGAGATAAGTATCCGGTGCAACCTTAAGGAAGTCTTTGCAAACACTCTAAATGATAGATAGAAAAGTAGAAAAATTGAAAGATGCAAGAAAGGCCAGAAACCAATATAAAGCAGCTTTGTCATTGAAACATGACTAAATGAAGAAGTAGAGAAAGTTCTAATGAGCAATAAATATGAAGACTGCTCGATCATGTTATTTCAGTGACTATAAGCAATCTCAACACATGTTACCAGTGTCTAACACAGCTTTTCTTACAGGAAAATAGATAGTCCGATGGGCAATGATAATTTAGTGCAAAGCTAACCACTCAAGATTGAAGAGATCttttttctcaacaattttttttgaaaatatttgtAACCAACTAATGAATCTATTGATTTTAAGCAAATACAGAGAAAATTTTCATCAACCAGAACCAAGAATTACATCAGATAACTAGATAATATATGTTGGTACAGCCATTGATAATATGTTGATTCTTTTAATCTACCAACTTCCTCACATTCATGGTATGACCACTAATGCCCGATTTGACTTAGTTTGCAAATTTACCAAGAATTAAACACTAACAGAGTCCAATTGTAACACCTCCTTCAAGATCGATCCTTCAAAAAAATTTACTTAGGTCATGGAACAGTACAATCTTTGCTCAATAGTTCATAAAGTGGCATACCGAGTTTGGGAACTCCTGAAGGTCCAACACGACCCGAGCTTCGATGTGCCAATACAGCGCACGCTGCAACCCTCGCTGCTCCAACCATATCCTCCCCTTGTGTGGACAAGGGATTCGCCCACTAAACCCCAAAACGTATGCACTCAGAGGGACAAGTACCAAAACAACAACTAGAGAAACATAAAACCAACAGGGATTACCTATAAACAAGATTGGGGACGAAATCGGCAAGTCGTTCATAATCGGTGAGGACGCTCCACACCGATTCCACGTCCGCACTGACGAGGATCCACGCCCGAACTCGCCTCTCGCGCCACGAGACCACGTCGACCTCGCAATGCACTTCCTCtgctcctcctcctactctttctCCTCTTCCAACCCCTCGCTCTTTCCTCTTCCACTGGTGAGCTCTATCCCTGTGGGGGTGGTTCTTGGGGCTCGGATCGGTTCCGGCGAGCGATCTGGAGGCGAAAACCCTGGGATCGGCAAGCGAGGTCGGCGGAGGTCGGAGGAACACTAGGTTTCTCCCGGCAAACAGGTGCGGCGAGGGAAGGCGGCCGAGACAGGCGGAGGCTCTCATGGGCAGAGCTCGGCCGTGTGGACTGTGCGTGCCGTTAACAACAATTCGATCCCATTAataaacatataaataaataaataaatatatatatatatatatatatatattcgtccgtgatattttttgtttatttgtttttgtttttgtgttttttcgTTTTCTGTGGCTCAAAAGGAGTGTGGCGGGAATGGAAGCTTCAGAGCCACTCGTGACACGTGAACTCCATATTCTTTGCTGCAACGTGGCGCGTTCCGAGCCATCAAGTCACTGGTATTTCGACAACGTTTCCTACCGCGCCTCGTCTCGGCGACGTTTACTACCTTGTGGGCCCATAATTGCATCCGTAACCAAGGCCAGGGTGATCAAACGAGTAAAGCATCCGTCCGTAGCAAAGTATTTTGAACTCGAATTCGGGTTCCCTGTATGGTAATTGGAACCGAATCGGGAGACGGTCGGGTCGAACCGCGGGTCACTGGTTGGACCGGGGAACCAACTAATTTGACCTTATGTTTGATTTAAgatactttaaaattttaaacttatatatgtattaaaaaataatcttaaagaTAAATCAAAGCcagattttttttcatataaaataagattaaaaagaaaaaatgacaATCAATGTTGTAAATATAAAATCTTTATCCAAAGAACAaacaataatatttaaaaattaattatattatttcaaCCTAAAACAAAAAGGGTTTTATTCAACATAGTAGTAATGATAATAAGAATATGCATGATCCTAATTTGAAattgatataaataaatatttttctagaTGGTATTCAAGTAACCTTGATTATCTTATAAAATCAGATCGATTTTGTTTGATTGGATCACTAAATTAAAGTATCCAAAATGTGATTGAACCATTTGGTTCATTCCAAATTTTTAACAAAATTAATCAAGTAAAATAGATAGGTCGGTAGcccaattttttttaatgtttttcgaTCTAATCATTTGGCATTTGAATCCAATATATATGATTTCAATCATACTAGCACAAGTTTTAAccaatcaataatatatatatgttagttTTTGCTTTTGATAGATTCAGTATGTTTAATTTAAACCTAGAGGGATAGATATATAATCACTgctttcaaaaatatatttttttactttattgacTACTATTTTAAGAttcatatatgaattttttttaatcaaataataTGATTAGTCAAAGGACTTAGTTGAGCCAATTTAGTTTGACTAGAAGATCAAGTTTGTTTGGGCATCAACTACTAACCAAATGAAGCTCAAACTCTTTAGATGATTATTTGATAGATATTATCTGAGGAGGAAGGTGGAGTATCTCTATTTGATAGAGTGATTATAAAAGACTAATATATAAGAGTATCAAAAGTAACATATAAGCTCACTTTTGTTACTAATATATCAGAGTATTATAAATGTGGTTACATGTTTAATTGGGTCAATGTTATCATCAATAGTCTCTAAGTTGGAGAGGTAAAGTTACTAAGAACAACGTTAATTAAAATGAGTAAGATCCACATGATCGGTTCTTTCTCGAGTCAATTTTATTATAGTAGTTCATGCAAGATAATACTCATCTAATCACTTAGCCTATCTCAAGTTGGTTATTAAGATACTTCTTCATTTATTGTAGCAGTTCAGGACTCATCCAATTACCTCGGTCTATCTCAATTTGGTTAGGGTTAAATAGGATAATTATCCGATTACTTGCATGATCAATAAGAGTTTTCTATGTGCTTAGGACTAACTCTGGTTGGGGACCAAAAATTATTTTACCACTATTGTGTCAATTATGGGAGAAGATGGATAATATAGAGTATCATCTTATAAAGAACTTTGACCTCCCAGGTGAGATCATGAAGAATTTTAGAAGAGATATTGACTTAATCAAAAATTCTATTATAAAAAGAATCTATGATTTGTTGAAAGAGGATAGAAGGTAGAAGAAGTTTATTGCATTGAAGCTGTTGTCTTCCTATTTATATAATAGAGGAGTTTCCTCAACAAAGTAGAGAGATTTTTTcgtacagttagggaaatcttatctactatcatgtCCCTACAAGATAGTGCTCATATCAATCTTGAATCGATGCAATGCAAACAGTTtatgagaggctttgtgagtaagTCGgctaattgatcagccgtatgtacatgagaaatacgaagttgacgatagacaacttgatctcgcacaaagtggaagtcgataagAATAtgcttcatgcgggagtggaacaccggattagcgcacagataggtagctccgacattatcacaatatattattgaAGAAGAGGGACTAATGTTGAgttgagcaaatttgtgacctaattgagttctgcagtggcaatggcgatgacacggtattcagcttcagttgtagaccgtgtgattgtcttttgcttcttagaactccaactgattggattaacgccaaggaagataatataccccgatgtggatattTGATCATCAAAGTTGCCTACCCAATCGATATCAGCAAAGACATGAAGATGACGTGGAGAGTGTTTatgaagaaagagaccatgattgagggtccccttaagatatcgtaggactcatttgaccgcagaccaatgcagAGTAGACGGCCTCTATataaactatgataatttgttgactgcaaAGGAGATGTCTGgatgggtgagagctaagtactataaggagctaatgacttgtcggtattgagtgagCTTCGCAGTAGAACTTCTATCAGATAATTTGAGGGAGCCACTAGTAAAGAGAGGAGTTATAACCGCTTTTGAATCCTACATgtttatttttgataataaatcttgaatgtactttctttgtgagaGAAAGAGACCGGAAGAAGTGAATGTAGCTTCTATGCCTAGAAAGTAGttcaagggtcctagatctttaagcgagAATTGATCTACTAACTATTTAATGAATGCTTGGATTGCTATGGGATTGTTGTCTGTGACaatgatatcatccacatataccaaaaTATATATTGTGTCACTATGATGTTGTCGtagaaataacgaggtatcagatttggagttgagaaagccaattgaagtcagaaaagagccaagttctgtgtaccaagctcttggagcctgacaaAGTCCAGAAATAGCTTTTTGCAATTTGCAAACATGCCTTGGGTACTGAGAATGAGTGAAactaggaggttgttgcataaaaatagATTCAATTAGAGTCCCTTATAAAAAAGAATTATTAACATctaattgtcgtaattgccagcccttagtggtggccaaactcaggataagtcagATTGTAGTCGGCTTGACAACGAAATTaaatgtctcagtgaaatcaactccaggtctttGATGAAAATCCTTTGGCGacgaggcgtgccttatatcgggcaacataGCCATTTGGGTTCTGCTTAATTCAAAAGactcacttacacccgatgatgttttatgtatgatgaaagggtactagatcccatgttgagttatggagaAGGACATTATATTCATCACATATGGCGGTACGCCAAtgtagagatttttgggcttgagtgaaggttgtGGGTTCAACGAtggtggatgaggaatccatgatagcatggaggtcaaggacttgacgtgagcATGTGGTTATAGGATGGTTAGAGACTATGGGATCGTGAGATTATGTTGTTAGAATAAGTGGTTGAGAGTCATTGACATAGCCTGGGTCAGGTGGAGGTACATTAGTATCACTTgaccgagaaggaggtaaagataatgATTATGTTTCTGAACTAATTACCCTAACATTTGAAGAAGAAAGAAGTGGAGTAGGAATGGAGGGAATGGGCAATTGCTGAACTAGAGGAGTGATATAGTGTGGATCATGAGAGGAGGAACTGgacgatgtcatgggaggctcgtccggttGGATCGGAGATATACACCAATGAGGAATGGTTAATGAAGTGGTCTgcatggtatgattggtatgagtTTGGAAAGGAAAGATATACTCAATAAAAATAACGTGGCATGATATAAAGACTttatgagtgtggagattatagcaacggaaagcattatgttcaagagagtaacctataaaaacgtaaggattagatcgtgatgttaacttatgagagacaTATGGacgtaaccatggataacatagacaaccgaatactctgagtttacgaaggtttgggGTTttatgaaatagtgtgtcaaaaaGGGACTAGTATTGTAGGACTAGCATAAGCATTCTATTAATAAGATAGACGGTTGAAAGGCTACTATCCAAATGTTTGAAGGCATGGAGGCCTGATGGAGAAGTGTGAGCCTAATTTCTACTATATGCCAAAGTTTACGTTCGGTGAagccaacaagttgaggagtataCAGGGGATACTTGAGGTGTTTgataccacaagctgagagataggatgtcagggcttgatattcatcgCTAGAGTAAACCGTTTTGATTATAGACTGAAAGTGattttcgaccaactttcgaaaagtgGGAAAGATGGTCGAAACgttagatttatggtgaagaggatagaaccatgtgtacttagtgaagtgatctacaaaaatgacataaaatctgaatttatcaaaagacaggattggggcagggccccaaacatctatataaataatttcaaatggtttagaggaggaaatgaaagatGAGCCAAAGGGTtatcgatgacttttattactaacaCATGCATCACAATGCGAACTATGcgatttaaaaataggaagagagtaatgagaaagtaatttctgctgaataaaggataagggatgaccaagacgatgatgccacacatcaactaggGCAGCAACGGAAGAATGAACAATGGGCTGGGTAATTTATGGAGCTGACGTCCATTCGTAGATGTTACCTCTATTcgggccctggaccaaggatgcccccgtgctcaagtccttaacaagaaaggaattaggaaagaattcaattgaagtattttttatgtttgtaaaattaagaaacagaaatgaggttgcattTAATATGAgaagcacataaaacatcattgagtgtaaatgtagtagtatcagaagtaagcgttgtggaaccagtataagttataggaagtcctttaccatcaccaatGATGACATCTTCATCGTCACCATAGGTGTTGTGAAAGacaaatttgttgaatctcggattttgatgatgaagtcaattgtcatttgttgtctaatctatgtgttgagataagtgtgcaggattaactacgatgaaagatagacaagcagcaggagttgcgccggagtcaagttcatgatcacgttgggagttcgagagttcgacggaagtacggacggtcgtcggaggttctgcgggaacagatccgagaagtccagaagcttgccaagcgaagctcgtcggaactcgccaagtggatcgtcgcaaagtccaggagtttgccggaagtccgcagaagcatcaccgagggttcatcggatgatcgacggaagttcgccggaaactcgccggaagaagcgattgacgcaccgaagcaaagctgcagaaattgtcttagatttaatcgtagttagcacggtgattaagttagaaatgggaggtgatcccattagcttaatcctggggcaattgggcccctgaagaactcaagttgggtcgaatggttcaacccattcgaacccaagaagctgtgggaggtgcaaccgcccaggcagggaggtgcaaccgcccaggctaagtctcccagcgagactgggaggtgcaaccgctccagccaggcggtgcaaccgcccagggctcagtctccaagcgagaccgggcggtgcaacctcctctgtcaagcggtagcaccgcctgagctcaagtttcgagctctgcctggtgatgcaatcaccgagctcagtcttcgagctctggaagagatgtacgacctctctggccaggagatacacagcctaagctcagtcctcgagctctggcagagaggtgcaaccacctctggcagagaggtgcaaccacctctggcagaaaggtgcaaccacctctggcagagaagagaaacttctctggtcaggagatgcaccgcctgagctcggtcttcgagctctggcaggaaggtgcaaccacccctgacagagaaggtggaaccgtccgagctcagtcttcgagctctgccaggcggtgccacctctccagtcgagaggtgcaaccgcctgagctcagacttcgagctctgccaggcggtgccacctctccagtcaagaggtgcaaccgcctgatcccgaaattccgggatttgatcgttttgagctcgaaatttgaattgggttggggcctataaataccccacccattcagcactgaaaagatatagacctacaccgaaatcttgatcttttctgtgattctaagagctcaaaagtgttgtaaagcccttaagtctcctccttctgttcttcaagttttcagttgtaaagtgaggagagaaaggtctgtaaaggttgtctcctgagcctgttaaaaggagagaaactgtaaaagggcagtttggccttcgcccattgaaggaaggcccctagttgacgtcggcaacctcgtcggtggaggaagccaaaagtggagtaggtcaaggctgaccgaaccactctaaatctctggtttgcgtttatttttgagcactttatcattactgcaaacctcctccattactactgcactctgcgctttcacgaacaagttctaagtgttgttcttccgaatctgcattcagacgtaaattcgtattttcgtacattacagtttacgtttacgtttgattctgcagaactgtcttccgtgcttttacgaaagagtttccttgcagtttacacttacattttgatcctattgataactgcaaactgtcctctacaattttacgaacgagtttcaacatttagacgtaaaactgcatttagacgtaaatcggctttcctctcacaatcatcagttctcagttcacgtttacgtcttgatttcaactgcatactgccttctgcgagtatacaaacgagtttcaaagtttagacgtaaatctgcgtttagacgtaaatctgcgtttagacgtaaaactgcgtttagacgtaaatctgagtttagacgtaaactgcgcttagacgcaaaactgcgcttagacgcaaactgtgtttagacgcaaactgcgcttagacgcaaactgcgcttagacgcaaactgtgtttagacgcaaactgcgcttagacgcaatctgcgcttagacgcaaactgcacttagatacaaactgagaattagcttttgcatcataatagcttttattgaacgaacgcagcttttggtttttaatcgctgtaagatatccgctgcactaattcaccccccccctcttagtgctctcgatcctaacaattggtatcagagcccggttaactctcaaaaggattaaaacccaagagagatggcttacgccggaaaccaagagggccattctattacacgtccacccatgtttaatgggacggactacacctactggaaaacccgaatgaggatctttcttatttctatggattttgaattatggaatcttgtcgagaatggtttttcaaaatcttctcttccaatgatcgattggaatgatttggagaagaaggctttcgctctaaatgcaaaggctatgaatgccttattttgtgcactcgataaaaacgagtttaaccgtgtttcaacttgtgaaactgcatttgatatttggcacacactcgaagtgacccatgagggcacaagtagagtaaaagagtcaaaaatcaatttgctgttacactctttcgaactctttcggatgaaaccgagtgaaaccattggcgacatgtttacccgtttcacggatgtcgtcaacggtctaaaaggattcggaaagagcttttcggattttgagcttgttaataagatactaagatcccttcctaagagttgggatcctaaagtcaccgctattcaagaggcaaaagatctgcgaaatttccctcttgaagaactaatcgggtcactaatgacctatgaaatgacttgtaaagctcatgaagagcaagaagacatccttccaaagaacaggaaggatatggcactcaaaacgtcagaatgccacttgagagaaaactcaagtgatgaggactgtgatgatgacttggcacttctaacaagaaagtttaaaaagttctttaaaagaaacaagtttaagaatgatgcaaaaaataaacttgaacccaaaaaggaccaagtga
The window above is part of the Musa acuminata AAA Group cultivar baxijiao chromosome BXJ2-6, Cavendish_Baxijiao_AAA, whole genome shotgun sequence genome. Proteins encoded here:
- the LOC135615073 gene encoding uncharacterized protein LOC135615073 isoform X1, producing MRASACLGRLPSPHLFAGRNLVFLRPPPTSLADPRVFASRSLAGTDPSPKNHPHRDRAHQWKRKERGVGRGERVGGGAEEVHCEVDVVSWRERRVRAWILVSADVESVWSVLTDYERLADFVPNLVYSGRIPCPHKGRIWLEQRGLQRALYWHIEARVVLDLQEFPNSANGSELHFSMVDGDFSKFEGKWTVKAGPRSSMATLSYEVTVVPRFNFPAIFLERIIGSDLPVNLRAVACRAERNFEENQKTIMKMNGMSATFRTLYASSLGRFGSASEIETLPNKFKEDHDKPPGATLSAPSTEVNAKWGVYGKACRLDNQCMVDEIHLRRFDSLLENEGAHRCVMASITIKAPVREVWNVLTAYEALPEIVPNLAISKILSRDNNKVRVLQEGCKGLLYMVLHARVVLDLCEDFEHEIKFEQVEGDFDSFKGKWLLEQLGNQHTLLKYVVESRMHKDTFLSEAILEEVIYEDLPSNLCSIRDAIEDRVGIKNDQRDYSDEHNGSNSDPLHDDKSGQNEPSPNGNAVCTIRQRPKVPGLQRDVEVLKSELAAFISKYGQDGFMPMRKQLRLHGRVDIEKAITRMGGFRRIADLMNLSLAYKQRKPKGYWDNLENLQEEISRFQKNWGMDPAYMPTRKSFERAGRYDIARALEKWGGLQEVSRLLSLELRYPRRRSDAEQEGQNDLKASNEPNGQEKMSNKPLIAQDTHKWLMKLKDLDINWVE
- the LOC135615073 gene encoding uncharacterized protein LOC135615073 isoform X2, with amino-acid sequence MNDLPISSPILFIVGESLVHTRGGYGWSSEGCSVRCIGTSKLGSCWTFRSSQTRSSMATLSYEVTVVPRFNFPAIFLERIIGSDLPVNLRAVACRAERNFEENQKTIMKMNGMSATFRTLYASSLGRFGSASEIETLPNKFKEDHDKPPGATLSAPSTEVNAKWGVYGKACRLDNQCMVDEIHLRRFDSLLENEGAHRCVMASITIKAPVREVWNVLTAYEALPEIVPNLAISKILSRDNNKVRVLQEGCKGLLYMVLHARVVLDLCEDFEHEIKFEQVEGDFDSFKGKWLLEQLGNQHTLLKYVVESRMHKDTFLSEAILEEVIYEDLPSNLCSIRDAIEDRVGIKNDQRDYSDEHNGSNSDPLHDDKSGQNEPSPNGNAVCTIRQRPKVPGLQRDVEVLKSELAAFISKYGQDGFMPMRKQLRLHGRVDIEKAITRMGGFRRIADLMNLSLAYKQRKPKGYWDNLENLQEEISRFQKNWGMDPAYMPTRKSFERAGRYDIARALEKWGGLQEVSRLLSLELRYPRRRSDAEQEGQNDLKASNEPNGQEKMSNKPLIAQDTHKWLMKLKDLDINWVE